The proteins below are encoded in one region of Zerene cesonia ecotype Mississippi chromosome 26, Zerene_cesonia_1.1, whole genome shotgun sequence:
- the LOC119837101 gene encoding uncharacterized protein LOC119837101 isoform X2 yields MTNETSTKADAQHGDEVANTEGNTDTNTGANTETKTGNSNETKEPKEGKRTVSFNRDVHVKRFGKPRERGPSEPQPSIRKEPFTHLSEQELIEEANKVIAQAQSVTCTADHPPEKFFSLPHRRKFKEDRSRRNSDDVSPDGVFKTPLGRSTSDVTPKKRRERTSLSTLFRRAQRTKSPVSPVIVTTKPVVVVKRSKSDVSDLKSNTNLNKTKPIRKRSGSETEEFLKSLRNKKTQLSPIIESSPRDDYFKKVSPLEVFQKQQLSEKDSINSDTEKRSITDYKKVNPIEKPPRFKSADNQEPKPPSRSKRGKSSETEKEPSPPITETPKRKIEIKKTNLAHDLDDKAKDTPEVKDKIKDSIRKIEENVYGTKDMIHSSQQPPDKPPLTRGHTVDHMVRILKEDQHSPPPKSHLISPSHGSNINQPFSYTKPSTSPDPKLFVRTTSPERVPTPVNKMNDKGVVYAQVIKDHDDFRTTIKQPLHKKFSPSRDKYGHFSDEDEGLGYEERHKYSSERIHDFEYKNENNFDSIDGFNVKESPIRPRFREYKLMSFEDLEPTYANEKDILRDPIESFRGRADGMDTKKKTFESDTKIDLDFNELSHRRQLLESRLNARRYERERIINTEEPISRFLAETDPIYEAEKRMKQTEKYVNDTVKYYRHTLERDGFESNLTEEYKYDDTDGHKIKYNTETRSFHKAPKGEVDRREFIDSLERPPRFKDERKIFPPEPEYEPPSLESNPGKPVSPDEYKEKKYKVKKNFNSSHELLHSGHKYKVKDDGFGKRKGHYSSNPEIAQEREDEYANLRYNPKQESFHNSLRRVKNKDRDFKGYNSVRRHDSGDSRDYYREQMSPRRYDFDSRLVDSGIENDFRINSNGEIHRTRHRRHGSDDDVRNTSLFLANERQYAEDNYESEQIYANGDYLAKFKGYRDEDRKGYAPERTDDDSHFDSKLGRYEKSPKNDDKISAKPPKAKKLSGLEKVKQLFSRDSSKKSKKEKEKDAVQEKTRTRVLKSPEHLARHDSDYRRYTDPEPSDSEVRKIDNREERKYKSSRENLTSQRYPRDEKRRDGSYKDSDLDERPIKEDRRYKERTEERRRHTSSERESDHARDRESEIRKTRSRTTGPLDSPALAERYRERRRLATPSPTPSPPRRQPTQSSSWFKSLDRLGKKREKNTKIEKESIITTEDEAPRRAWAKTTKPLNSPAKNLRFFGDTDPESDANIKPVKAKTSKSHGTLRKTISNSSAGLDEVDHSELSSKSYSLSNLHRDEKRRESESPRTKEYYKRNLQNISEMSNSEVESQFGRKMSDKPPISPYDRSRSHSSNKTLKGSKGDVRRQGRDDRGSSAELRSAKPEINRDIKHRRRTPVTNSGESSTEGDSSHQSQRSVVYLHATTVGDIPDPGRMARNRSRDDVSSVMSSNIQVRNTTKSFSLFAPWTPKHYNDQYDVHYAQKPKKKKETTPKKYSSTKNLTDDRPATLQKKSYSQTTLSRRPNPNSRLTSSSQTLYRSQKRGNDVSQSTIPRKSTNGRSQSSEILNRDDRDRVSRSISIPKDKKAGWFKLSKNKKQENTRVR; encoded by the exons GTAAACCGCGAGAGCGGGGACCCTCTGAACCCCAGCCCAGTATACGAAAAGAACCATTCACACACTTATCAGAACAGGAATTAATAGAAGAAGCAAATAAGGTCATAGCACAGGCACAAAGCGTCACTTGCACAGCTGATCATCCACCTGAAAAGTTCTTCTCCCTCCCACATAGACGAAAGTTCAAGGAAGACAGGTCTAGAAGAAATAGCGACGACGTGTCTCCCGACGGAGTATTTAAAACACCGCTGGGAAGATCCACCAGTGACGTCACTCCCAAGAAACGGAGAGAGCGCACTTCCCTGTCTACGCTGTTCAGAAGAGCACAGAGAACAAAAAGTCCGGTGTCACCCGTCATTGTAACAACTAAACCGGTAGTTGTCGTTAAAAGGAGCAAAAGTGACGTATCCGATTTGAAATCCAACACAAACCTgaacaaaacaaaaccaaTACGTAAAAGATCAGGCAGCGAAACCGAAGAGTTCCTGAAATctttaagaaacaaaaagaCTCAACTTTCTCCTATCATTGAAAGTTCACCAAGAGACGATTATTTCAAGAAAGTATCTCCGTTAGAAGTATTTCAAAAGCAACAATTGTCTGAAAAAGACAGCATTAATTCCGATACGGAAAAGCGTTCTATTACAGATTACAAAAAAGTTAATCCTATAGAAAAGCCTCCAAGGTTTAAATCGGCAGATAATCAAGAACCGAAACCACCTTCGCGTTCTAAAAGAGGAAAGTCAAGTGAAACTGAAAAAGAACCATCGCCACCGATTACTGAAACACCTAAgcgtaaaattgaaattaaaaaaacaaacctcGCTCACGATTTAGACGATAAAGCAAAAGACACACCGGaagttaaagataaaattaaagacaGTATAAGGAAGATAGAAGAGAACGTATATGGTACCAAGGATATGATACATAGCAGCCAACAACCGCCGGACAAACCTCCGCTGACACGGGGACACACTGTTGATCATATGGTGAGAATATTGAAGGAAGACCAACACTCGCCTCCACCTAAATCACATCTAATTTCTCCGTCCCACGGTAGTAATATTAATCAACCATTTTCCTACACAAAACCAAGCACTAGTCCCGATCCGAAACTATTTGTAAGAACAACAAGTCCAGAAAGAGTTCCGACGCCGGTCAACAAGATGAATGATAAAGGTGTAGTTTATGCGCAGGTTATTAAAGACCATGATGATTTTCGAACTACCATTAAACAACCTTTGCACAAGAAATTTTCTCCGTCTCGTGATAAATATGGACACTTCTCTGATGAAGATGAAGGTTTAGGGTATGAAGAAAGACACAAATATTCAAGTGAACGCATACATGATTTCGAATAtaagaatgaaaataattttgacagCATAGATGGGTTTAACGTAAAAGAATCGCCCATTAGACCAAGGTTCAGAGAATACAAATTAATGAGTTTTGAAGATTTAGAACCAACATATGCAAATGAAAAAGATATTTTACGTGACCCAATTGAGAGCTTTAGGGGTCGTGCCGATGGTATGGATACTAAAAAGAAGACTTTCGAATCAGATACAAAGATAGACttagattttaatgaattaagtCATAGGAGACAATTGCTTGAATCGCGTTTGAATGCACGGAGATATGAGCGcgaaagaataattaatactgaAGAACCGATATCTCGATTTCTTGCTGAAACAGATCCGATTTATGAAGCTGAAAAACGAATGAAACAAACTGAGAAGTATGTTAACGATACGGTTAAATATTACCGTCATACGCTCGAGAGAGATGGCTTTGAAAGTAACCTGACTGAAGAATACAAATACGACGATACGGACggtcacaaaataaaatacaacacagAAACAAGGTCATTTCATAAAGCGCCTAAAGGAGAAGTTGATAGACGCGAATTTATCGACAGCTTAGAAAGACCACCAAGATTTAAAGATGAACGGAAAATATTTCCGCCAGAACCAGAATATGAGCCGCCAAGCTTGGAATCAAATCCTGGAAAACCCGTATCTCCAGATGAGTATAAAGAAAAGAAGTATAAAGTGAAGAAAAACTTTAATTCTAGTCATGAACTTTTGCATTCTGGTCACAAGTATAAAGTAAAAGATGATGGGTTCGGGAAAAGGAAGGGGCACTACTCCTCCAACCCCGAGATTGCGCAAGAGCGAGAAGATGAATATGCTAATTTGCGATATAATCCAAAACAAGAGAGCTTCCATAACTCGTTGCGCCGAGTGAAGAACAAAGATAGAGATTTCAAAGGCTACAATAGTGTTCGGCGTCACGATTCTGGGGACAGTCGAGATTACTACCGCGAACAAATGTCCCCTCGTCGATATGACTTTGACAGCCGCTTAGTGGATTCCGGCATTGAAAATGACTTCAGAATTAACTCAAACGGTGAAATACATAGGACAAGGCATAGAAGGCACGGAAGCGATGATGATGTTAGAAACACATCACTATTTTTAGCCAATGAAAGGCAGTACGCTGAAGATAATTATGAAAGTGAGCAAATCTATGCCAACGGTGATTATTTGGCCAAGTTCAAAGGTTATAGAGATGAAGATAGAAAAGGATATGCACCAGAAAGAACCGACGATGATTCGCATTTCGATTCAAAATTGGGAAGATACGAGAAAAGTCCAAAGAATGATGATAAAATCAGTGCGAAACCGCCAAAAGCCAAAAAGCTTTCGGGACTTGAGaag GTGAAACAGCTGTTCTCTCGCGACTCTTCTAAGAAGAGCAAGAAAGAGAAAGAGAAAGATGCAGTCCAGGAAAAGACTCGCACGCGGGTACTCAAGAGCCCTGAACATCTTGCCAGGCACGACTCTGATTACCGAAG GTACACAGACCCAGAACCCAGTGATTCAGAGGTCAGGAAGATAGATAACAGAGAGGAAAGGAAATATAAAAGCTCTAGGGAGAACCTGACGTCCCAGAGATACCCGCGTGACGAGAAACGGCGAGATGGGAGCTACAAAGATTCAGATCTTGatgaaag GCCGATAAAAGAAGATAGAAGATACAAGGAACGCACAGAGGAAAGGAGACGACACACATCTTCAGAGAGGGAGAGCGACCACGCGCGAGACAGGGAGAGCGAAATAAGGAAGACCAGGTCCAGGACCACTGGACCGTTGGACTCACCGGCTTTG gcTGAGAGATACCGCGAGAGACGGCGTCTGGCAACACCGAGTCCGACCCCATCACCACCCCGACGCCAACCCACACAGTCTTCTAGCTGGTTCAAGTCGCTTGACAGACTTGGCAAGAAGCGGGAAAAAAATACGAAG attGAAAAAGAGAGCATCATCACAACCGAAGACGAAGCACCGCGAAGAGCGTGGGCTAAGACAACCAAGCCTCTCAACTCGCCCGCCaagaacctgcgtttctttgGCGACACCGACCCCGAATCTGACGCCAACATCAAACCCGTGAAAGCAAAGACGTCCAAATCTCATGGAACCCTCAGGAAGACCATTTCAAATTCCAGCGCGGGTCTCGATGAAGTGGACCACAGCGAGCTGTCCAGTAAAAGCTACTCTCTTTCCAATTTGCATAGAGACGAGAAAAGAAGGGAGAGTGAGTCACCACGAACGAAGGAGTACTACAAGAGAAACTTGCAGAACATTTCGGAGATGAGTAATTCCGAAGTGGAGAGTCAGTTTGGTAGGAAGATGTCTGACAAGCCACCGATAAGCCCATATGATAGGTCCAGAAGTCACAGCAGCAATAAAACCTTGAAGGGTAGTAAAGGAGATGTGAGGAGACAAGGCAGGGACGACAGGGGTAGTTCTGCTGAACTGAGATCTGCAAAACCGGAAATAAACAGAGATATCAA ACATCGCCGCAGGACGCCAGTAACCAATTCTGGTGAGAGCAGCACGGAAGGTGACTCCAGTCACCAGTCGCAACGCAGTGTCGTCTACTTACACGCTACTAcgg TTGGTGACATCCCTGATCCCGGCCGAATGGCGCGAAACCGCTCTCGCGATGACGTCTCATCCGTCATGTCATCAAACATCCAAGTGAGGAACACGACAAAATCCTTCTCACTTTTCGCACCGTGGACTCCGAAACACTACAATGACCAATACGACGTGCACTACGCTCAAAAAcccaaaaagaaaaaagaaacgaCGCCCAAAAAGTATTCATCGACGAAAAATTTGACGGATGACAGGCCTGCGACACTGCAGAAAAAATCATACAGTCAAACGACGTTGAGTCGGCGCCCGAATCCAAATAGCCGTTTGACAAGTTCGAGTCAAACGCTGTACCGCTCTCAAAAGCGCGGGAACGACGTGTCCCAGAGTACGATACCGCGAAAATCGACGAATGGCCGCAGTCAGTCCAGCGAAATACTAAACCGCGATGACCGTGACCGCGTATCACGGTCGATATCCATTCCAAAAGACAAAAAGGCTGGATGGTTCAAGTTATCTAAGAATAAGAAGCAAGAGAACACACGTGTACGATAA
- the LOC119837101 gene encoding uncharacterized protein LOC119837101 isoform X1: MTNETSTKADAQHGDEVANTEGNTDTNTGANTETKTGNSNETKEPKEGKRTVSFNRDVHVKRFGKPRERGPSEPQPSIRKEPFTHLSEQELIEEANKVIAQAQSVTCTADHPPEKFFSLPHRRKFKEDRSRRNSDDVSPDGVFKTPLGRSTSDVTPKKRRERTSLSTLFRRAQRTKSPVSPVIVTTKPVVVVKRSKSDVSDLKSNTNLNKTKPIRKRSGSETEEFLKSLRNKKTQLSPIIESSPRDDYFKKVSPLEVFQKQQLSEKDSINSDTEKRSITDYKKVNPIEKPPRFKSADNQEPKPPSRSKRGKSSETEKEPSPPITETPKRKIEIKKTNLAHDLDDKAKDTPEVKDKIKDSIRKIEENVYGTKDMIHSSQQPPDKPPLTRGHTVDHMVRILKEDQHSPPPKSHLISPSHGSNINQPFSYTKPSTSPDPKLFVRTTSPERVPTPVNKMNDKGVVYAQVIKDHDDFRTTIKQPLHKKFSPSRDKYGHFSDEDEGLGYEERHKYSSERIHDFEYKNENNFDSIDGFNVKESPIRPRFREYKLMSFEDLEPTYANEKDILRDPIESFRGRADGMDTKKKTFESDTKIDLDFNELSHRRQLLESRLNARRYERERIINTEEPISRFLAETDPIYEAEKRMKQTEKYVNDTVKYYRHTLERDGFESNLTEEYKYDDTDGHKIKYNTETRSFHKAPKGEVDRREFIDSLERPPRFKDERKIFPPEPEYEPPSLESNPGKPVSPDEYKEKKYKVKKNFNSSHELLHSGHKYKVKDDGFGKRKGHYSSNPEIAQEREDEYANLRYNPKQESFHNSLRRVKNKDRDFKGYNSVRRHDSGDSRDYYREQMSPRRYDFDSRLVDSGIENDFRINSNGEIHRTRHRRHGSDDDVRNTSLFLANERQYAEDNYESEQIYANGDYLAKFKGYRDEDRKGYAPERTDDDSHFDSKLGRYEKSPKNDDKISAKPPKAKKLSGLEKVKQLFSRDSSKKSKKEKEKDAVQEKTRTRVLKSPEHLARHDSDYRRYTDPEPSDSEVRKIDNREERKYKSSRENLTSQRYPRDEKRRDGSYKDSDLDERFDRPIKEDRRYKERTEERRRHTSSERESDHARDRESEIRKTRSRTTGPLDSPALAERYRERRRLATPSPTPSPPRRQPTQSSSWFKSLDRLGKKREKNTKIEKESIITTEDEAPRRAWAKTTKPLNSPAKNLRFFGDTDPESDANIKPVKAKTSKSHGTLRKTISNSSAGLDEVDHSELSSKSYSLSNLHRDEKRRESESPRTKEYYKRNLQNISEMSNSEVESQFGRKMSDKPPISPYDRSRSHSSNKTLKGSKGDVRRQGRDDRGSSAELRSAKPEINRDIKHRRRTPVTNSGESSTEGDSSHQSQRSVVYLHATTVGDIPDPGRMARNRSRDDVSSVMSSNIQVRNTTKSFSLFAPWTPKHYNDQYDVHYAQKPKKKKETTPKKYSSTKNLTDDRPATLQKKSYSQTTLSRRPNPNSRLTSSSQTLYRSQKRGNDVSQSTIPRKSTNGRSQSSEILNRDDRDRVSRSISIPKDKKAGWFKLSKNKKQENTRVR; encoded by the exons GTAAACCGCGAGAGCGGGGACCCTCTGAACCCCAGCCCAGTATACGAAAAGAACCATTCACACACTTATCAGAACAGGAATTAATAGAAGAAGCAAATAAGGTCATAGCACAGGCACAAAGCGTCACTTGCACAGCTGATCATCCACCTGAAAAGTTCTTCTCCCTCCCACATAGACGAAAGTTCAAGGAAGACAGGTCTAGAAGAAATAGCGACGACGTGTCTCCCGACGGAGTATTTAAAACACCGCTGGGAAGATCCACCAGTGACGTCACTCCCAAGAAACGGAGAGAGCGCACTTCCCTGTCTACGCTGTTCAGAAGAGCACAGAGAACAAAAAGTCCGGTGTCACCCGTCATTGTAACAACTAAACCGGTAGTTGTCGTTAAAAGGAGCAAAAGTGACGTATCCGATTTGAAATCCAACACAAACCTgaacaaaacaaaaccaaTACGTAAAAGATCAGGCAGCGAAACCGAAGAGTTCCTGAAATctttaagaaacaaaaagaCTCAACTTTCTCCTATCATTGAAAGTTCACCAAGAGACGATTATTTCAAGAAAGTATCTCCGTTAGAAGTATTTCAAAAGCAACAATTGTCTGAAAAAGACAGCATTAATTCCGATACGGAAAAGCGTTCTATTACAGATTACAAAAAAGTTAATCCTATAGAAAAGCCTCCAAGGTTTAAATCGGCAGATAATCAAGAACCGAAACCACCTTCGCGTTCTAAAAGAGGAAAGTCAAGTGAAACTGAAAAAGAACCATCGCCACCGATTACTGAAACACCTAAgcgtaaaattgaaattaaaaaaacaaacctcGCTCACGATTTAGACGATAAAGCAAAAGACACACCGGaagttaaagataaaattaaagacaGTATAAGGAAGATAGAAGAGAACGTATATGGTACCAAGGATATGATACATAGCAGCCAACAACCGCCGGACAAACCTCCGCTGACACGGGGACACACTGTTGATCATATGGTGAGAATATTGAAGGAAGACCAACACTCGCCTCCACCTAAATCACATCTAATTTCTCCGTCCCACGGTAGTAATATTAATCAACCATTTTCCTACACAAAACCAAGCACTAGTCCCGATCCGAAACTATTTGTAAGAACAACAAGTCCAGAAAGAGTTCCGACGCCGGTCAACAAGATGAATGATAAAGGTGTAGTTTATGCGCAGGTTATTAAAGACCATGATGATTTTCGAACTACCATTAAACAACCTTTGCACAAGAAATTTTCTCCGTCTCGTGATAAATATGGACACTTCTCTGATGAAGATGAAGGTTTAGGGTATGAAGAAAGACACAAATATTCAAGTGAACGCATACATGATTTCGAATAtaagaatgaaaataattttgacagCATAGATGGGTTTAACGTAAAAGAATCGCCCATTAGACCAAGGTTCAGAGAATACAAATTAATGAGTTTTGAAGATTTAGAACCAACATATGCAAATGAAAAAGATATTTTACGTGACCCAATTGAGAGCTTTAGGGGTCGTGCCGATGGTATGGATACTAAAAAGAAGACTTTCGAATCAGATACAAAGATAGACttagattttaatgaattaagtCATAGGAGACAATTGCTTGAATCGCGTTTGAATGCACGGAGATATGAGCGcgaaagaataattaatactgaAGAACCGATATCTCGATTTCTTGCTGAAACAGATCCGATTTATGAAGCTGAAAAACGAATGAAACAAACTGAGAAGTATGTTAACGATACGGTTAAATATTACCGTCATACGCTCGAGAGAGATGGCTTTGAAAGTAACCTGACTGAAGAATACAAATACGACGATACGGACggtcacaaaataaaatacaacacagAAACAAGGTCATTTCATAAAGCGCCTAAAGGAGAAGTTGATAGACGCGAATTTATCGACAGCTTAGAAAGACCACCAAGATTTAAAGATGAACGGAAAATATTTCCGCCAGAACCAGAATATGAGCCGCCAAGCTTGGAATCAAATCCTGGAAAACCCGTATCTCCAGATGAGTATAAAGAAAAGAAGTATAAAGTGAAGAAAAACTTTAATTCTAGTCATGAACTTTTGCATTCTGGTCACAAGTATAAAGTAAAAGATGATGGGTTCGGGAAAAGGAAGGGGCACTACTCCTCCAACCCCGAGATTGCGCAAGAGCGAGAAGATGAATATGCTAATTTGCGATATAATCCAAAACAAGAGAGCTTCCATAACTCGTTGCGCCGAGTGAAGAACAAAGATAGAGATTTCAAAGGCTACAATAGTGTTCGGCGTCACGATTCTGGGGACAGTCGAGATTACTACCGCGAACAAATGTCCCCTCGTCGATATGACTTTGACAGCCGCTTAGTGGATTCCGGCATTGAAAATGACTTCAGAATTAACTCAAACGGTGAAATACATAGGACAAGGCATAGAAGGCACGGAAGCGATGATGATGTTAGAAACACATCACTATTTTTAGCCAATGAAAGGCAGTACGCTGAAGATAATTATGAAAGTGAGCAAATCTATGCCAACGGTGATTATTTGGCCAAGTTCAAAGGTTATAGAGATGAAGATAGAAAAGGATATGCACCAGAAAGAACCGACGATGATTCGCATTTCGATTCAAAATTGGGAAGATACGAGAAAAGTCCAAAGAATGATGATAAAATCAGTGCGAAACCGCCAAAAGCCAAAAAGCTTTCGGGACTTGAGaag GTGAAACAGCTGTTCTCTCGCGACTCTTCTAAGAAGAGCAAGAAAGAGAAAGAGAAAGATGCAGTCCAGGAAAAGACTCGCACGCGGGTACTCAAGAGCCCTGAACATCTTGCCAGGCACGACTCTGATTACCGAAG GTACACAGACCCAGAACCCAGTGATTCAGAGGTCAGGAAGATAGATAACAGAGAGGAAAGGAAATATAAAAGCTCTAGGGAGAACCTGACGTCCCAGAGATACCCGCGTGACGAGAAACGGCGAGATGGGAGCTACAAAGATTCAGATCTTGatgaaag ATTTGACAGGCCGATAAAAGAAGATAGAAGATACAAGGAACGCACAGAGGAAAGGAGACGACACACATCTTCAGAGAGGGAGAGCGACCACGCGCGAGACAGGGAGAGCGAAATAAGGAAGACCAGGTCCAGGACCACTGGACCGTTGGACTCACCGGCTTTG gcTGAGAGATACCGCGAGAGACGGCGTCTGGCAACACCGAGTCCGACCCCATCACCACCCCGACGCCAACCCACACAGTCTTCTAGCTGGTTCAAGTCGCTTGACAGACTTGGCAAGAAGCGGGAAAAAAATACGAAG attGAAAAAGAGAGCATCATCACAACCGAAGACGAAGCACCGCGAAGAGCGTGGGCTAAGACAACCAAGCCTCTCAACTCGCCCGCCaagaacctgcgtttctttgGCGACACCGACCCCGAATCTGACGCCAACATCAAACCCGTGAAAGCAAAGACGTCCAAATCTCATGGAACCCTCAGGAAGACCATTTCAAATTCCAGCGCGGGTCTCGATGAAGTGGACCACAGCGAGCTGTCCAGTAAAAGCTACTCTCTTTCCAATTTGCATAGAGACGAGAAAAGAAGGGAGAGTGAGTCACCACGAACGAAGGAGTACTACAAGAGAAACTTGCAGAACATTTCGGAGATGAGTAATTCCGAAGTGGAGAGTCAGTTTGGTAGGAAGATGTCTGACAAGCCACCGATAAGCCCATATGATAGGTCCAGAAGTCACAGCAGCAATAAAACCTTGAAGGGTAGTAAAGGAGATGTGAGGAGACAAGGCAGGGACGACAGGGGTAGTTCTGCTGAACTGAGATCTGCAAAACCGGAAATAAACAGAGATATCAA ACATCGCCGCAGGACGCCAGTAACCAATTCTGGTGAGAGCAGCACGGAAGGTGACTCCAGTCACCAGTCGCAACGCAGTGTCGTCTACTTACACGCTACTAcgg TTGGTGACATCCCTGATCCCGGCCGAATGGCGCGAAACCGCTCTCGCGATGACGTCTCATCCGTCATGTCATCAAACATCCAAGTGAGGAACACGACAAAATCCTTCTCACTTTTCGCACCGTGGACTCCGAAACACTACAATGACCAATACGACGTGCACTACGCTCAAAAAcccaaaaagaaaaaagaaacgaCGCCCAAAAAGTATTCATCGACGAAAAATTTGACGGATGACAGGCCTGCGACACTGCAGAAAAAATCATACAGTCAAACGACGTTGAGTCGGCGCCCGAATCCAAATAGCCGTTTGACAAGTTCGAGTCAAACGCTGTACCGCTCTCAAAAGCGCGGGAACGACGTGTCCCAGAGTACGATACCGCGAAAATCGACGAATGGCCGCAGTCAGTCCAGCGAAATACTAAACCGCGATGACCGTGACCGCGTATCACGGTCGATATCCATTCCAAAAGACAAAAAGGCTGGATGGTTCAAGTTATCTAAGAATAAGAAGCAAGAGAACACACGTGTACGATAA